In Carassius auratus strain Wakin unplaced genomic scaffold, ASM336829v1 scaf_tig00217273, whole genome shotgun sequence, the genomic window CCTGCACCACAACCAACCTATCCAGAACAGTTTTGGAAGCAGATCCCTACACAAAGCACCCATAATCAAAAGCAGATCTGATCATGTCCTGAAAAATTTGCAACATTGTCTCCCTATTAGCCCCACACCCAGCCAGACTTCTCATCACATTCAAAACTTTTTCACACTGCAACACAGTTTTACCAGGTGCACGGCCCAAGTCATACACTCTTCAAACCAAATAcccaaaaaagtttaaaacatttaCCTTCTCCAATGGAGACTCATACATATATAACCCAGATTAGGTAACTTTCTTTTAAAacccaaaattatatattttgttttagaaGCAGATATTTTGAAGCCCCATGTATTTCCCCATTCCTCTACAGATATGAACACTCTTTGTATAGCTTTTAAAACAAGCCCTACGTTACACCCTCTTTTCCAAATAGCCCTGTCATCTGCAAATAAAAAGAAACCTGAATCCTCTCTCTATTTTATCAAAgatataatttatcattatattaaataaaactggaCTTATTacaccaaagacttaaactacttcagtctatgtgcattttattttcataatacaaaaagcttcacaatttgagttacattactgaaataaatgaactattccacgacattctaatttattgagatgcacctttagTCAAGTAGACAAATACAAAGACTGCAAATGTGGGTATTTGAACAAGGCTTCTGGGTAGAAAGTGAACCTCTTTAATCCTGCCCAGGTTTAATGATTTTCAAGCTGTGCGCGCTTACTGATTATGTAATAATGAGTTAACAAGCTGTCCAGGTGGCacaaattgttttctgtttggcTTTAAAAGTCCTGGTTTGGATGGAACTATATGTATAGTTTGGTCATTTTGAGGTTAAGGTTGTAGTAAAGAATGGATATGATTAAATTTACTCTTTTGGTGTTTCTTTATCACCAGTTGCTATGGCAAGGTGAGTTTTAATAATTTGGTCGTTGTTTCatttcaataattattattttgtttcaatGTGTGTTTTCTCAATACCAGTGATTTTTAGAAGAGCCAGTCATTTTATCGACCCATTCATCAAACTAAAcggatttatttttctctttccaAAACTATCTTCACTTGAGTAACAAGATTTATTTACTTAGCCATCCAAACATGTCCATCTGTGAAGTCTTGTTCACATTCTGAACCTTGAAGTTTTTAATACAGCTAAAAAAAACCTCAATGTTTACTTCTCCTCCCAAGTCTCTTGTTCATTTGTCATCACCGCTCTGTATTTGGCTGTTACTACAAGACCTCAAACTAAGAAACCTCAAATCACTTCACCCCAGGAGTGAAGTAAATTTAGTTTAACACTTTGCATTAAATTTGAACCAATCACTTGGTTCTCTCTACAGTCAATCGGTTAAATGAACACCGTAACTTGGTTTGTGCATCTCTTTCTGTCTCCCTAGGAAACGTCTGGAGTCAGGGTGAGCTGCCAGTTAACACCACGGCGCCAGAGCTTCAGGGGGACGAATCGCCAGCTAACACCACGGCGCCAGAGCGTCAGGGGGACGAATCGCCAGCTAACACCACGACGCCAGAGCGTCAGGGGGACGAATCGCCAGCTAACACCACGGCGCCAGAGCGTCAGGGGACGAATCGCCAGCTAACACCACGGCGCCAGAGCGTCAGGGGGACGAATCGCCAGCTAACACCACGGCGCCAGAGCGTCAGGGGGACGAATCGGCCAGCTAACACCACGGCGCCAGAGCGTCAGTGGGACGAATCGGCAGCTAACACCACGGTGCCAGAGCGTCAGGGGGACGAATCGCCAGCTAACACCACGGCGCCAGAGCGTCAGGGGGACGAATCGGCAGCTAACACCACGGCGCCAGAGCGTCAGTGGGACGAATCGGCAGCTAACACCACGGCGCCAGAGCGTCAGTGGGACGAATCGCCAGCTAACACCACGGCGCCAGGGCCTCAGGAGGATGAGACGGAGACCACTTCTAGTGCCACCACACAGTCTCAGGAGACTGAGACCACTTCAAACACTACCTAAGCCTTGTTGaataggttttttgttttttttggtgctGTCTAGCTGCTTTGTCAAAAGTTgactaacaaaataaaagttaatggtTTGTCTTGTTCAATGTCTTTCCAGAGTTGGAGCTGCTTTTAATGCCAATTCTTTCTCTTTGGGGGGGTCGCTTTAGCAGTTGACCATTTCTGGTACATTGCTGTTACCATTCTGCCTAACGTAATGGGCTCTAAGCAAGGAGAGGTGGTGTATTTCTGCTCCTGTTATACTGGCAAGGGCACTTCTGGCTTGTACAGTAAACTAAGAAACCATCAGTTTGTGTGGGAGACACGCCCCCTTACTAAAAGAAAACACTGTAGTTTTATACAGTGAAGTTGAGGTTATATCTTCATAACAATGGAAAAAACTTTTACAACGTTTTAAGGCAAATGAAGGCATCGTAGGAGCACTGGTATTCTCATTCTGTGTCTTCACACTACAACTCCTGTGCTAGTTCTCATTCCTTTCTGGTGAAGGAAGACCTCAGGGGGAAAAATGGATTGTAAaccttaaaagaaaaatcaactTCCAAATGAAACAAGCAAAGGTAACCCCTTGTCCATTTCTGGTAGCATTAATCCGCTGTTTGGTGTCATGTCTTAACTATCAGAATAGACCACTTGTTAAGGCATGGGCCCAGTGAGTCAGCACAGTGTCATTGTTGTCTGTGTACGAAGTCTTATTTGGCACATTGAagttaaagagtttggtgattttacatccgagttagttctggctgcaggtAAAGTTTTAATCGttgttgattttaatatccatgttgacaatgaaaaagatgcattgggatcagcatttatagacattctgaactctgttGGGGTTGACAACATGTATCAGGACCTACTccttgtcgaaatcatactctagatttaatactagaactagaacacccatcacctgccctgaatgcctcccacaaaaccattcacaccattcacaactcctgcaaccagccccaaatgcctctccaaacaaccgttcacaccattaacagctcctgcaacccatcctgaacacctctccaatcaagcactctcaccattcacacctcctgcatcccccctcttccccacacctgcaattcagatcaatcaatcaatcaatcacctttatttatatagtgctttaaacaaaatacattgcgccaaagcactgaacaacattcatttggaaaacagtgtctcaataatgcaaatgatagttaaaggcagttcatcattgaattcagttatgtaatctctgttcagttgaaatagtgtctgttttaatttgcaatcaagtcaatgatatcgctgtagatgaagtgaccccaactaagcaagccagaggcgacagcggcaaggaaccgaaactccatcggtgacagaatggagaaaaaaaccttgggagaaaccaggctcagttggggggccagttctcctctgaccagacgaaaccagtagttcaattccaggctgcagcaaagtcagattgtgcagaagaatcatctgtttcctgtggtcttgtcctggtgctcctctgagacaaggtctttacaggggatctgtatctggggctctagttgtcctggtctccgctgtctttcagggcagtagaggtcctttctaggtgctgatccaccatctggtctggatacgtactggatccgagtgactgcagtgaccctcacATACActtgaaggacatcactgggcccttgctggatcctcttcagtttgcctacagagcaaacaggtctgtggacgatgcagtaaacattggactgcattatgttctgcaacacctagacagaccggggacttatgtgaagatcctatttgtggacttcagctcggcctttaacatgatcatcccaaaccttcttctgcccaaactaactcagctctccgttcccacctccatctgtcagtggatcaacagcttcctgacagacaggcagcagctagtgaggctgggaaaatacacatccagcacccgtacaatcagcaccggagctccccagggctgtgttctctccccactgctcttctccctgtacaccaacgattgcacatctaagaacccctctgtcaagctcctgaagtttgcagacgacgccacactcatcggcctcattcaggacggtgacgagtctgcttacagacaggaggtaaaagagctggctgtctggtgcactctcaacaacctggagcttaacacgctcaaaacagtggagatgatcgtggacttcaggagagacccccctgcactccccccactcaccatcatgaacagccctgtgactgcagtggaatcattcaggttcctgggcaccactatctctcaggacctgaagtgggacattcacattgactccatcgtaaaaaaggcccagcagaggttgtacttccttcgccagctgaggaaatttaacctgccacaggagctgctgaaacagttctactccaccatcatcgaatccatcctctgcacttcagtaactgtctggtttagctcagcttctaaatctgacctcagaagactacagagggtagtccggactgctgagagaatcatcggtacaaccctcccttctattcaagaactctacttatccagagtgagaaaaagggctgtcaaaatcactttggacccctcacatccagcacactctctctttgaactgttgccatctggtcgacgctacagagcactgagcactagaacgaccagacacaggaccagtttcttccctcaggcaatccatcttatgaacagctgataataacggcgaacacactacactatatatttatatacacatacactttatttatctaacacacatacttagtatacacttacattttgcacataatttacatgtacatacataactgttttttgtaatatacctgcctacaattgtcatttttatattgtcattcactatctacttatttgtatttttttattcttttattatgtgttttatgttctgtctctgtcattctgttgtactgcggagcttctgtcacgaaaacaaattcctcgtatgtgtaaacatacctggcaataaagctaattctgattctgattctgattctgatactgtcacatggaattgatgttgatggtgttgaaatcatgcagccaagtgatatctcagatcattatttagttttgtgcaaacttcatatagccaaaattgtaaattctacttcttgttacaagtatggaagaaccatcacttcaaccacaaaagactgctttttaagttatcttcctgatgtatccaaattccttagcatatccaaaacctcagaacaacttgatgatgtaacagaaactatgcactctctcttttctagcactttaaatacagttgctcctttacgcttaaggaaggttaagaaaaccagtatgacaccatggtataatgagcatactcgctccctaaagagagcagcccgaaaaatggagcgcagctggaggaaaacaaaactagaggtatttcggattgcttggcgggaaagtaacctatcctacagaaaagcattaaaaaccgttagatccgattacttttcttcttttttagaagaaaacaaacataaccccaggtatttatcaATACAGTGGCTAATTAACGAAAAAATTAAGCCTCAACAAgtattgacatttcccaacatcacagcagtaatgactttctgaaccactttacttctaaaatcgatactattagagataaaattgcaaccattcagccgtcagctacagtatcacatcagacattgcactatagaccccatgaggaacagttccactcattctctactataggagaggaataattgtataaacttgttaaatcatctaaaccaacaacatgtatgttagaccctataccatctaagctcctaaaagaggtgcttccagaagtcatagatcctcttctggctattattaattcctcattgtcattaggatatgtccccaaaaccttcaaactggctgttattaagcctctcatcaaaaaaaacacaacttgaccccaaagaactagttaattatagaccaatctcgaatctcccttttctgtccaagatactagaaaaggtggtatcctcacaattatattccttcttagagaaaaatggtatatgtgaggatttccagtcaggatttagaccgtatcatagtactgagactgctctccttagagttacaaatgacctgctcttatcatctgatcgtggttgtatctctctattagttttattggatcttagtgctgcgtttgacacaattgaccacaacattcttttgcatagacttgaacactttgttggcatcagtggaagtgcattagcatggtttaaatcatacttatatgaccgccatcagttcgtagcagtgaatgaagatgtatcatatctatctcaagtgcagtatggagtacctcaaggctcagtagtagggccgctactctttatgttttatatgttacccttgggagatgtCATCAggaacatggtgttagctttcactgttatgctgatgatactcagctctatatttctttgcggcccggtgaaacacaccatttTGAACAACTAATGAAATGCATAGtctatataaaaaactggatgacgagcaatttcttactgctaaattctga contains:
- the LOC113100467 gene encoding cell wall protein RTB1-like — encoded protein: MDMIKFTLLVFLYHQLLWQGNVWSQGELPVNTTAPELQGDESPANTTAPERQGDESPANTTTPERQGDESPANTTAPERQGTNRQLTPRRQSVRGTNRQLTPRRQSVRGTNRPANTTAPERQWDESAANTTVPERQGDESPANTTAPERQGDESAANTTAPERQWDESAANTTAPERQWDESPANTTAPGPQEDETETTSSATTQSQETETTSNTT